The following proteins are co-located in the Pontiella desulfatans genome:
- a CDS encoding bifunctional fucokinase/fucose-1-phosphate guanylyltransferase: protein MKTHTSFDLLLSLPPNMCGHLADCEPAVAGRAFSTFDPPGQQLGSGGGTAYVLEQAWRNSGSASFAEWLSGSGKLIIHGGGESRRLPPYAAPGKLFIPMPVFRWSLGQRLDQTLLDLAEPTLQRMATAASDNARVMVASGDVLVRLEKELPPIPDADVVFFGLWVKPEEAQNFGVMFCNPDTPEQLVTFLQKPTPDTIREKSRNSAFLIDVGIWLLSERAVDCLMKKSGWDAASQAFGHGVPDTYDLYGSWALNLGSDPVESDPEVGQLTTAVVPLPDAGFYHFGTCNDMIHSIYELQNLVSDQSKLGAVASLAQPNQFVQNCVFEAPLRRQANDHLWVENSYIPSTWKIASKNILTGVPKNDWTLELEEGVCLDFVAVEEQTALRVYGYADAFRGEMGDPATTWINRPVVRWLEQRGITLEQAGIDPATDLQTAPLFPLLDEFAPGFVKWMFAAEPEATDEWKRLWLESPRRSARQLGQQANLRNMYERRNALRKDALPLMAKHAEHSVFYKLDLEATADLYADSPHELPELLDVSSLRNPMIALHDRMFRAAVRRRRGDAGWDVREKEAFAVLRDLIVDRYKAQPVVPDCTLLADQIVWGRCPVRLDFAGGWADTPPYSLEHGGSVLNIAVELNGQPPIQVFARRTEQPVLTIRSIDLGLAETLDTYDDVRAYDQLGSGFTLARAAFALCGFHPDFNGAAFGSLEEQLKALGGGVEISMLAAIPKGSGLGTSSILAATILGVLSDLAGHNWDKVEITQRTLALEQMLTSGGGWQDQVGGVFPGIKLVQTVPGLEQVPVVRWLPGRFFHGAEKARMLLYYTGITRVAHDILGEIVRGIFLNAGARLETVHGIARTAVFCHDAIQRDDFEAFTEAVHRSWTLNRQLDSGTNPDGVQEILDIAGGDLAAAKLLGAGGGGYLYMIANDADAALRIKERLESNPPNAGARFVEFALSETGLQVTRS from the coding sequence AAACGCATACCTCTTTCGATCTGCTGCTCTCGCTGCCCCCCAACATGTGCGGGCATTTGGCCGACTGCGAACCCGCCGTTGCGGGGCGGGCCTTTTCCACGTTCGATCCCCCCGGCCAGCAGCTGGGGTCCGGTGGGGGCACGGCCTATGTGCTCGAACAGGCGTGGCGGAATTCCGGGTCGGCCTCCTTTGCCGAATGGCTGTCCGGGTCGGGCAAGCTGATCATCCATGGCGGGGGCGAAAGCCGGCGTCTTCCGCCCTATGCCGCCCCCGGCAAGCTGTTCATCCCGATGCCCGTGTTCCGCTGGTCGCTCGGCCAACGGCTCGACCAAACCCTGCTGGATCTTGCCGAGCCCACCCTGCAGCGCATGGCCACGGCGGCTTCGGACAACGCGCGCGTGATGGTCGCCAGCGGCGATGTGCTGGTGCGGCTCGAAAAGGAACTGCCGCCCATTCCGGATGCCGACGTCGTATTTTTCGGCCTCTGGGTGAAGCCGGAGGAGGCGCAAAACTTCGGCGTCATGTTCTGCAATCCCGATACCCCGGAGCAACTCGTCACGTTCCTGCAAAAACCAACCCCCGACACCATCCGCGAAAAATCGCGCAACAGCGCCTTCCTGATCGATGTCGGCATCTGGCTGCTGAGCGAGCGGGCGGTGGACTGCCTCATGAAAAAGAGCGGGTGGGATGCCGCATCGCAGGCCTTCGGCCACGGCGTCCCCGACACCTACGACCTCTACGGCAGCTGGGCGCTCAACCTCGGTTCCGATCCGGTCGAGTCCGATCCCGAGGTCGGTCAGTTGACCACCGCCGTGGTGCCGTTGCCCGATGCCGGTTTCTACCACTTCGGCACCTGCAACGACATGATCCATTCGATCTACGAATTGCAGAACCTCGTCTCCGACCAATCCAAGCTCGGCGCCGTTGCCTCCTTGGCGCAACCCAACCAGTTCGTGCAGAACTGCGTTTTCGAAGCGCCCCTGCGCCGCCAGGCAAACGATCATCTTTGGGTTGAAAACAGCTACATCCCTTCAACCTGGAAAATCGCCTCCAAAAACATTTTGACCGGCGTGCCGAAAAACGATTGGACGCTCGAACTCGAAGAGGGCGTCTGCCTCGATTTTGTTGCGGTCGAGGAACAGACCGCCCTACGTGTCTATGGCTATGCCGACGCCTTCCGCGGCGAAATGGGCGATCCGGCAACAACCTGGATCAACCGTCCGGTGGTGCGGTGGCTCGAGCAGCGCGGCATCACGCTGGAGCAGGCCGGCATCGATCCGGCAACCGACCTGCAAACGGCGCCGCTCTTCCCGCTGCTCGACGAATTCGCCCCCGGCTTCGTGAAATGGATGTTCGCCGCGGAACCGGAAGCAACGGACGAATGGAAGCGGCTTTGGCTGGAGTCGCCCCGTCGGTCGGCGCGCCAATTGGGGCAGCAGGCCAACCTGCGCAACATGTATGAACGCCGCAACGCCCTGCGCAAGGATGCCCTGCCGCTGATGGCAAAGCATGCGGAGCACAGCGTCTTCTACAAGCTCGATCTCGAAGCCACCGCCGACCTCTATGCCGACAGCCCGCATGAGCTGCCGGAACTGCTCGACGTGTCGAGCCTGCGCAATCCGATGATCGCCCTGCACGACCGCATGTTCCGCGCCGCCGTGCGCCGCCGCCGCGGCGACGCCGGGTGGGATGTGCGCGAGAAGGAGGCGTTCGCGGTGTTGCGCGACCTGATCGTGGATCGCTACAAGGCCCAACCCGTCGTGCCCGACTGCACGCTGCTTGCCGACCAGATTGTCTGGGGGCGCTGCCCCGTCCGGCTCGACTTTGCCGGCGGCTGGGCGGATACGCCGCCCTACAGTCTGGAGCATGGTGGTTCGGTCTTGAACATTGCCGTCGAGCTCAACGGCCAGCCGCCCATCCAGGTGTTTGCCCGCCGGACGGAACAGCCCGTGCTGACCATCCGCTCCATCGATCTCGGCCTTGCCGAAACCCTGGACACCTACGACGATGTCCGCGCCTACGACCAGCTCGGCAGCGGCTTCACGCTCGCCCGGGCGGCATTCGCCCTGTGCGGATTCCACCCCGACTTCAACGGAGCCGCATTCGGCTCGCTGGAGGAGCAGCTGAAGGCCCTAGGCGGCGGGGTGGAAATTTCGATGCTCGCCGCCATCCCGAAGGGGTCCGGCCTGGGCACCAGCAGCATTCTGGCCGCCACCATTCTCGGCGTGCTCTCCGACCTCGCCGGGCATAACTGGGACAAGGTGGAGATTACCCAGCGTACGCTGGCCTTGGAGCAAATGCTCACCAGCGGCGGCGGTTGGCAGGACCAGGTGGGCGGGGTCTTCCCCGGCATCAAGCTGGTGCAAACCGTGCCCGGCCTTGAACAGGTGCCGGTGGTGCGCTGGTTGCCGGGCCGCTTTTTCCACGGTGCGGAAAAGGCGCGCATGTTGCTCTACTACACCGGCATCACCCGCGTCGCGCACGACATTCTCGGCGAGATTGTCCGCGGCATTTTCCTCAACGCCGGCGCCCGTCTCGAAACCGTCCACGGCATTGCCCGTACCGCGGTCTTCTGCCACGACGCCATCCAGCGCGACGACTTCGAAGCCTTCACCGAGGCGGTGCACCGCAGCTGGACGCTCAACCGCCAGCTCGACAGCGGAACCAATCCGGACGGGGTGCAGGAAATCTTGGATATCGCGGGCGGCGACCTCGCGGCCGCGAAGCTGCTCGGTGCCGGCGGCGGGGGCTATCTCTATATGATTGCCAACGATGCCGATGCCGCGTTGCGGATCAAGGAGCGGCTGGAAAGCAACCCGCCCAACGCCGGCGCCCGCTTCGTCGAGTTCGCCCTTTCCGAAACCGGCTTGCAGGTGACGCGAAGCTGA
- a CDS encoding HU family DNA-binding protein, which yields MAVTKTQIIAKIADDADITKVQAKAALESLVTQAYKGAKSADGFTIPGIGKLIKVKRKARMGRNPATGESIKIKAKTVLKFRLAKAAKDAITPTKK from the coding sequence ATGGCTGTAACAAAAACTCAGATCATCGCTAAAATCGCTGACGACGCCGATATCACCAAGGTACAGGCGAAAGCGGCTTTGGAATCCCTGGTTACGCAGGCTTACAAAGGCGCTAAATCCGCAGACGGATTCACGATTCCCGGCATCGGCAAACTGATCAAGGTGAAGCGCAAAGCACGTATGGGCCGCAACCCGGCCACCGGCGAAAGCATCAAGATCAAAGCCAAGACCGTTCTTAAGTTCCGCCTCGCAAAAGCGGCCAAGGACGCCATCACTCCCACCAAGAAATAA
- a CDS encoding P-II family nitrogen regulator: MKMIIAVIQPEKLDDVKEALFNAEVCKMTVSRVRGCGTQMGFTEHYRGQVRSVNLLEKIRIEIAVNDEFVDDTIKAIVKGAKSGNIGDGKIFVMPMDECIRIRTDETGSDAIG; this comes from the coding sequence ATGAAAATGATTATTGCCGTTATCCAACCCGAAAAACTCGACGATGTGAAGGAAGCGCTCTTCAACGCCGAGGTCTGCAAGATGACCGTCAGCCGCGTGCGCGGCTGCGGAACCCAGATGGGCTTCACCGAGCACTACCGCGGCCAGGTGCGCTCCGTCAACCTGCTCGAAAAAATCCGCATCGAAATCGCCGTCAACGACGAGTTTGTCGATGATACCATCAAGGCCATCGTCAAGGGCGCCAAGAGCGGAAACATCGGCGACGGGAAAATCTTCGTGATGCCGATGGACGAATGCATCCGCATCCGCACCGACGAAACCGGCTCGGATGCGATTGGTTAA
- a CDS encoding ammonium transporter: protein MAAEGDAAGELASSSNTLFILLGAVMILAMHGGFAFLEVGSVRRKNQVNALNKIICEWGFSTIVYFLIGYPLARGVSFLVPVEEMAVNHGFEYVKFFLLLGFAACIPAIISGGVAERAKFWTNSVAGGIFVGLVYPLIEGVTWGRFNNGLGGAEGWLASTFGAPFHDFAGSVVVHATGGWLALPAVMLLGARLKRYDSNSIKVSSIPFLALGSWILIVGWFGFNVMSAGELTAVSGLVAMNSLMAMVGGTIAAMAISKNDAGFVHNGALAGLVAVCAGSDLYHPVCAAVVGAFAGGIFVFMFEIETEKWKIDDVLGVWPLHGICGAWGGIAAGIFGQKALGGIGGVSFFSQLIVTALVVVFCVVASTVVYGLLKITVGIRLDHHEELRGSDLTVHMIEANPEEAM, encoded by the coding sequence ATGGCCGCGGAGGGGGATGCCGCGGGGGAACTGGCAAGTTCATCGAATACCCTTTTCATTCTGCTCGGCGCAGTAATGATTCTTGCCATGCACGGCGGCTTCGCCTTCTTGGAGGTCGGATCCGTCCGCCGCAAGAACCAGGTGAATGCGCTCAACAAGATTATTTGCGAGTGGGGCTTTTCCACGATCGTCTACTTCCTGATCGGCTACCCGCTCGCCCGAGGCGTGTCGTTCCTGGTTCCCGTGGAGGAAATGGCGGTCAACCACGGATTCGAGTATGTGAAGTTTTTCCTGCTGCTCGGCTTTGCCGCCTGTATCCCCGCCATCATTTCCGGCGGCGTTGCGGAGCGCGCCAAGTTTTGGACGAACTCGGTGGCCGGCGGCATCTTTGTCGGCCTCGTCTATCCGTTGATCGAGGGCGTCACCTGGGGCAGGTTCAACAACGGCCTGGGAGGGGCGGAAGGCTGGCTGGCCAGCACGTTCGGCGCCCCGTTCCACGATTTTGCCGGCTCGGTGGTCGTGCATGCAACGGGCGGATGGCTCGCGTTGCCGGCCGTCATGCTGCTGGGCGCACGTCTCAAGCGCTATGATTCCAACTCGATCAAGGTCAGCTCGATCCCCTTCCTGGCGCTCGGCAGCTGGATCCTGATCGTCGGCTGGTTCGGCTTCAACGTCATGAGCGCCGGCGAGCTGACCGCCGTTTCCGGACTGGTGGCGATGAACTCGCTGATGGCGATGGTGGGCGGAACGATTGCCGCAATGGCCATCTCCAAGAACGACGCCGGCTTCGTTCACAACGGCGCACTGGCCGGACTCGTTGCCGTCTGCGCCGGTTCCGACCTCTACCACCCCGTCTGCGCGGCGGTGGTTGGCGCCTTCGCCGGCGGAATCTTCGTCTTCATGTTCGAGATCGAAACCGAAAAGTGGAAGATCGACGACGTACTCGGCGTGTGGCCGTTGCACGGCATTTGCGGAGCCTGGGGCGGCATCGCCGCCGGCATCTTCGGCCAGAAGGCGCTCGGCGGAATCGGCGGGGTTTCCTTCTTCTCGCAGCTGATCGTGACCGCCCTTGTTGTCGTGTTCTGCGTGGTGGCCAGTACCGTCGTCTACGGCCTGCTGAAAATCACCGTCGGCATCCGCCTCGACCACCACGAAGAGCTGCGCGGCTCGGACCTCACCGTTCACATGATCGAAGCCAACCCCGAAGAGGCGATGTAG
- a CDS encoding P-II family nitrogen regulator, with protein MKLITAIIQEDKLDEVREALTAAEIGRITVTRVDGHGRQEGTEIYRGQVVAPNLIPKVEVKIGVNDEFVDVTIDAILKAARHGENGKIGDGKIFITPLEECIRIRTGERGGEAI; from the coding sequence ATGAAACTGATTACCGCAATTATCCAGGAAGACAAACTCGACGAAGTGCGCGAGGCCCTCACCGCTGCCGAAATCGGCCGCATCACCGTCACCCGCGTCGATGGCCACGGCCGCCAGGAAGGCACCGAAATCTACCGCGGCCAAGTGGTTGCCCCCAACCTGATCCCCAAGGTTGAGGTCAAGATCGGCGTCAACGACGAGTTTGTCGATGTCACCATCGATGCCATCCTCAAGGCCGCCCGCCACGGCGAAAACGGCAAGATCGGCGACGGAAAAATCTTCATCACCCCGCTGGAGGAATGCATCCGCATCCGCACCGGCGAACGGGGTGGCGAGGCGATCTGA
- a CDS encoding ammonium transporter, producing the protein MPKSRLAAVLAAFAALLCSASTVFAADGAPEVDTGTTAWMLTATGLVLLMVPGLAMFYGGLVRTKNVLGTMMHSFAAMAVVGVLWMICGYSMSFGSNVLGGWFGWNPDYFLLKGIDSNIMEAGIPEYVFAMFQGKFAIITPALIAGAFAERVKFRGYCIFIALWSLLIYNPLCHWVWAEDGFLFKKGAIDFAGGTVIHISAGAAALVAAFYLGPRRGYPKTAMHPNNLVMTLMGAGLLWVGWFGFNAGSSVSSGLVTAQALTVTQVAAAAGALSWMIFEGIFHKKVTTLGFVSGVLAGLVAITPAAGAVQPWGALILGSVASVLCYLAIEMKNKLGYDDTLDVFGIHGVAALWGAIGLTFVLRPGTIDVSMMHQLWVQTEGCLVSLAYSAIMTLILIVFVDKVFGFRMSEDEERAGMDHSLHSERGYGMVNLNS; encoded by the coding sequence ATGCCTAAATCAAGACTGGCAGCCGTTCTGGCTGCTTTCGCCGCGTTGTTGTGCTCAGCGAGCACCGTGTTCGCGGCCGACGGAGCACCCGAAGTTGACACCGGTACAACGGCGTGGATGCTAACCGCAACCGGACTCGTGCTGCTCATGGTTCCCGGCCTGGCCATGTTCTATGGCGGCCTCGTTCGCACCAAGAACGTGCTCGGCACCATGATGCACTCGTTCGCCGCCATGGCGGTGGTGGGCGTCCTCTGGATGATCTGCGGCTACTCCATGAGCTTCGGCTCCAATGTGCTTGGCGGCTGGTTCGGCTGGAACCCCGACTATTTCCTGCTCAAGGGCATCGATTCCAATATCATGGAGGCCGGCATTCCGGAATATGTGTTCGCCATGTTCCAGGGCAAGTTCGCCATCATCACCCCGGCGCTGATTGCCGGCGCCTTCGCCGAACGCGTCAAGTTCCGCGGCTACTGCATCTTCATCGCCCTCTGGAGCCTGCTGATCTACAACCCGCTCTGCCACTGGGTCTGGGCGGAAGACGGCTTCCTCTTCAAAAAGGGCGCCATCGACTTTGCCGGCGGAACGGTGATCCACATTTCCGCCGGGGCGGCCGCCCTGGTTGCCGCGTTCTACCTCGGCCCACGCCGCGGCTACCCGAAGACCGCCATGCACCCGAACAACCTGGTGATGACCCTCATGGGTGCCGGCCTCCTCTGGGTGGGCTGGTTCGGCTTCAACGCCGGTTCGTCCGTTAGCTCCGGACTCGTTACCGCGCAGGCGCTGACCGTCACGCAGGTGGCCGCCGCCGCCGGTGCCCTTTCCTGGATGATATTCGAAGGCATATTCCACAAAAAGGTCACCACCCTCGGCTTCGTTTCCGGCGTTTTGGCCGGCCTCGTGGCCATCACCCCGGCCGCCGGCGCCGTTCAGCCGTGGGGCGCGTTGATCCTCGGTTCGGTTGCTTCCGTACTCTGCTACCTCGCCATCGAAATGAAGAACAAGCTCGGCTACGACGACACGCTCGACGTCTTCGGCATCCATGGCGTCGCCGCCCTCTGGGGCGCCATCGGCCTCACCTTCGTGCTCCGTCCGGGCACCATCGATGTCAGCATGATGCACCAGCTTTGGGTGCAGACCGAAGGCTGTCTCGTCAGCCTGGCCTATTCCGCCATCATGACCCTCATCCTGATCGTCTTCGTCGACAAGGTCTTCGGTTTCCGCATGAGCGAGGACGAAGAGCGCGCCGGCATGGACCACAGCCTCCACTCCGAGCGTGGCTACGGCATGGTGAACCTCAACTCATAG
- a CDS encoding transcriptional regulator, with translation MTKKENAFQALEKIFHEPSRLAIMSALCMATDGLTFTELKAECELTDGNLNRHLKVLKESQVVRVKKAFVDDKPRTTVFITAQGLGRFNDYLEALADVMKQARKALPKDKVVKTVSNGKEATA, from the coding sequence ATGACTAAAAAAGAAAACGCCTTCCAGGCACTGGAAAAAATATTCCACGAACCGAGCCGCCTGGCCATCATGTCGGCCCTCTGCATGGCGACCGATGGGCTAACCTTCACCGAGCTCAAGGCCGAGTGCGAACTGACCGACGGCAACCTTAACCGCCATTTGAAGGTGCTGAAGGAAAGCCAGGTGGTGCGGGTGAAGAAGGCGTTTGTCGACGACAAGCCGCGCACGACGGTATTCATCACCGCCCAAGGGCTCGGCCGCTTCAACGACTATCTCGAAGCCTTGGCCGACGTGATGAAGCAAGCCCGTAAGGCGCTGCCGAAAGATAAGGTCGTCAAGACGGTGTCCAATGGAAAAGAAGCAACCGCATAA
- a CDS encoding site-specific integrase has protein sequence MQKVPNLTNPSEGKYKYRKVVPDDVQAYIGQTEWKFTLDTDDENHAVAWGKGLNKKYGKEVREARQAIRKESSTGVPASKKPTSKPFDLSSIESEIHQLSENLECKKNADLNTLHLQLGNIGHSMQYAVEKDLSEQALAGVDLCPVSQQTLLELCTHVAQVENLADGDLRRKTARFVIHKLQPLLEEMEDSIPPLMGKPVPVRTTHKLIDGRWEDVPVEKPAVATTPSTNAHGEKIPTLSEALEKHIAFKDGDVKDGTAETKRAGVALFIEWAGDRPVSDYSPDELVDYRNNCLRKYPKNRQQSPKFDGKSLAEALKIGANDKHIGQSRINTLISNVSSVFNFSVQRRWITLNPASGLKETKPNVLSEEDDKAFEQHELEKLFEILPYKESKPSWYWSVIISLYNGCRQSEICQLFVDDIITYQELPCFKLTEEGEVGADKSLKNRQSCRIVPINPKLIEIGFMRFVENRRRELNGKNDLLFSNVRRTANGKYNKSLSDWFNQRFKHKFIDKKIQAVRRRTFHGLRHSFAHYSQNNARMDFQVRHELMGHELKGYNPVNADYTGKLPMARLLEDLVKMDFGDYDLTIPANPFMKKKATK, from the coding sequence ATGCAGAAAGTCCCGAATTTAACCAATCCTTCTGAAGGCAAGTACAAGTACAGGAAGGTTGTTCCCGATGACGTGCAGGCGTACATCGGGCAAACGGAATGGAAGTTTACCCTTGATACGGATGATGAAAATCATGCGGTAGCTTGGGGAAAAGGACTCAATAAAAAATACGGTAAGGAAGTTCGTGAAGCACGGCAGGCTATCAGGAAAGAATCTTCAACTGGTGTGCCTGCTTCAAAGAAACCCACTTCCAAACCATTTGACCTGTCCAGTATTGAGTCAGAGATCCATCAATTGTCCGAAAATCTGGAATGTAAAAAGAACGCTGATCTAAACACTTTGCACCTCCAGCTTGGAAATATCGGGCATAGTATGCAATACGCTGTTGAGAAGGATTTAAGTGAACAGGCTTTGGCAGGAGTTGATTTGTGTCCTGTTTCTCAGCAAACGCTACTGGAGCTATGCACACATGTGGCACAGGTTGAAAACCTAGCCGATGGTGACCTGCGACGAAAAACCGCTCGTTTTGTTATTCACAAACTCCAGCCTCTGCTGGAAGAGATGGAGGACAGCATTCCCCCGCTGATGGGAAAACCTGTGCCAGTTCGGACAACACATAAATTGATTGATGGGCGTTGGGAGGATGTTCCGGTTGAAAAGCCTGCTGTTGCGACGACTCCATCAACTAATGCCCATGGTGAAAAAATACCTACACTTTCCGAGGCTCTTGAAAAGCACATAGCGTTCAAGGACGGGGATGTTAAAGATGGCACCGCCGAAACTAAAAGGGCTGGTGTTGCTCTGTTTATTGAGTGGGCGGGTGATAGACCTGTTTCCGATTATTCTCCCGATGAATTGGTTGATTACCGAAATAACTGCCTTAGGAAGTACCCGAAAAACCGCCAGCAGTCTCCAAAGTTTGACGGGAAGAGTTTGGCAGAAGCGCTAAAGATTGGTGCCAATGATAAACACATCGGGCAATCTAGAATTAACACCTTAATAAGCAACGTCAGCTCAGTTTTTAATTTTTCCGTACAGAGAAGGTGGATAACTCTCAACCCTGCATCTGGACTGAAAGAGACTAAGCCGAATGTATTGAGCGAAGAGGATGACAAAGCATTTGAACAGCATGAATTAGAAAAGTTGTTTGAGATCCTTCCATACAAAGAGAGTAAGCCGTCTTGGTATTGGTCTGTCATAATCTCCCTTTACAATGGTTGCCGACAATCAGAGATCTGTCAGCTATTCGTTGATGACATTATAACTTATCAGGAACTCCCTTGTTTCAAATTAACCGAGGAGGGGGAGGTCGGTGCAGATAAGAGCCTTAAAAATCGTCAATCGTGCCGAATCGTGCCTATTAATCCTAAGTTGATAGAAATAGGGTTTATGCGATTTGTGGAAAATCGGCGAAGGGAACTCAATGGCAAAAATGATTTGTTGTTTTCCAATGTTCGTCGCACGGCAAATGGAAAATATAACAAGAGTCTCAGTGACTGGTTTAACCAGCGATTCAAGCATAAGTTTATAGATAAAAAGATTCAGGCTGTTCGCAGGCGTACATTCCACGGGTTGAGGCATAGCTTCGCCCATTATTCACAAAATAATGCGAGGATGGACTTTCAGGTTCGCCATGAATTAATGGGACATGAACTCAAAGGCTATAACCCTGTGAATGCTGATTATACGGGAAAACTACCAATGGCACGGTTGCTGGAGGATCTTGTGAAAATGGACTTTGGAGACTATGATTTAACAATCCCTGCCAATCCGTTCATGAAAAAAAAGGCGACCAAATGA
- a CDS encoding tyrosine-type recombinase/integrase translates to MTTGLTNQAKTLTPKQESMILGYLADRRNSLRNRIMFLLSCKSGLRAKEISGLKWKNILTDEIEVGDTIHLTNDISKGKNGGRVIPIHKTLKPLLQELLEIHSKRIRGNKTALYETSLIQTERSKSSTPQVIVNFFHTLYKDLGLIGYSSHSGRRTFITNTARKVSTVGGSLRDIQYLAGHSTLQTTQRYIDHDSESQRKVVDLI, encoded by the coding sequence ATGACGACTGGACTGACAAATCAAGCAAAGACTCTCACCCCGAAACAGGAATCCATGATCCTCGGATACTTGGCGGATCGTAGAAATTCACTGCGGAACCGGATAATGTTTCTGCTTTCCTGCAAATCAGGTTTACGGGCGAAAGAAATCTCAGGTCTGAAGTGGAAGAACATTCTGACCGATGAAATTGAAGTCGGTGACACGATCCATCTGACCAACGATATTTCAAAGGGCAAGAATGGCGGACGGGTGATCCCGATCCATAAAACGCTAAAGCCGCTTCTTCAGGAACTATTGGAAATTCATTCCAAACGGATCAGGGGTAACAAGACCGCCCTATATGAAACATCCCTTATTCAAACGGAACGATCAAAGTCCTCTACCCCACAGGTCATCGTGAATTTCTTCCACACCCTGTATAAAGACCTTGGTCTTATTGGCTACTCATCCCATTCAGGGCGGAGAACCTTTATCACCAATACCGCACGTAAGGTATCCACGGTTGGCGGATCACTACGGGACATCCAGTATCTGGCAGGACACAGCACCCTGCAAACTACACAGCGGTACATTGACCACGACAGCGAATCACAGCGAAAAGTGGTGGATCTGATTTAA